TCCAGTCGATCAGCGTTCTATTGATAAAGTACGAAGTGTGAAGATTACACCGGCTAAAGAGATTATAGCGAGCAGGTTTCGCCAGGAATCTGCTTCTGCTGAAGCATCTGTTATGCTGGAACGACAGCTTGAGAAAATGGCGGATCGGCAGGCTAAGTTGCGTCTAAAAGAAGAAATTGGACGCGAGCTAGAAATGCTGCGCGAAGGAACCTATTTTCCTGAAATCTATAAATATATCAGTCTTTTATACCCTGAACGCTCTCATTTATTTGATTACATGGCCCAGGATACGATCCTTATTCTCGATGAGCCGACAAGACTGCTTGAAACGGCGAAACAGCTCGAAAGAGATGAATCGGAATGGAACCTCCATCTGATGCAAAACGGCAAAACATTGCCGGATCTGGATCTCTCTGTCGAGACAGATGTTGTGATGTACAAACGTCCGTTCCAAAGCCTGTTTATGTCGATCTTTTTGCGCCAGGTCCCACACATTCAACCACAGAACATTCTTGGGTTTATTAGTCGTGGGATGCAGGATTTCCATGGTCAGATGAATGTGCTTAAATCGGAAATGGAGCGTTGGCAGAAGTCTGGTGTAAAGGTAATGATGCTTGCGAGCAGTGAAGAACGGATTGAACGTGTGCGCAGAGTCCTTTATGACTACGGCATTGATGAGCCAACGATCGTACAAGGAAACCTGGGTTCAGGCTTTGAGCTGCCTTCTATTCATTTAGCCGTTATCACTGAAGGAGAGATGTTCTCTCAGAAGCAGCGGAAGGCACGGAAGATCTCCAAAGGGATAGATAATGCTGAACGGATCAAGAGTTATACTGAGCTGAAAATTGGTGATTATGTTGTTCACCAGAACCATGGTATCGGTAAGTATATGGGGATCGGCACGCTGGAGGTCAGCGGTATTCATCGCGACTATATGCATATTTTATATGCGGGTGGCGATAAGCTCTCGGTTCCAATTGAGCAAATTGACTTGATTCAGAAATATGTCGGTTCAGAAGATAAAGAGCCGAAAGTATATAAATTAGGCGGTAATGAATGGACGCGGGTGACCAATAAGGTTCGCTCTTCCGTTCAGGATATTGCTGATGATCTAATCAAACTGTACGCTGAACGCCAAAGTGCAGCAGGGTATGGTTTTGAGAAGGACACACAGGAACAGCGTGAATTTGAAGAAATGTTCCCTTACGAGGAGACTCGGGATCAGCTTCGAGCGATTGAAGAGATTAAGAAGGATATGGAACAGAATCGTCCAATGGATCGGCTCCTTTGTGGAGACGTTGGATATGGTAAGACGGAGGTAGCTATACGAGCAGCCTTTAAATCAGCGATTGAAGGTAAACAGGTGGCTGTGCTGGTACCGACAACGATTCTAGCTCAGCAGCATTATGAGACCTTTCGGGAACGCTTCGCAAATTATCCGCTAAATATTCAAGTCCTAAGTCGTTTCCGCAGCCGTAAGGAGCAGAATGAGACGATTAAAGGCGTTCGGGCAGGAACGGTTGACGTGGTTATTGGTACCCACCGTTTGTTGTCTCAGGACCTTGTATTTAAGGACTTAGGTTTATTGATCGTGGATGAGGAACAGCGATTTGGCGTGACTCATAAAGAGAAGCTGAAGAAGTTAAAAACGAATGTAGATGTTCTTACCCTGACAGCAACTCCAATTCCTCGTACATTGCATATGTCGATGCTGGGAGTGCGTGATTTGTCTGTCATTGAGACGCCGCCGGAGAACCGTTTCCCCGTCCAGACTTATGTTGTTGAGCATAGTCAGACGCTTACGCGGGAAGCTGTAGAGCGTGAATTGGCTCGTGGCGGTCAAGTCTACTATCTCTATAATCGTGTGCAGGGCATTCAAGAAATGGCCGCTCAAATTTCTATGCTTGTTCCTGAGGCTAGGGTAGGCATCGGACATGGCCAAATGTCGGAAGCAGAGCTGGAGAAGACGATCCTTGATTTTCTTGATGGAGAATACGATGTGCTGGTCAGCACAAGTATTATTGAGACGGGTGTAGATATTCCTAACGTAAATACACTTATTGTGCATGATGCCGATAAGATGGGCTTGTCTCAGCTCTATCAATTACGTGGACGTGTAGGCCGGTCCAACCGGATTGCGTACGCCTATTTTACCTACCAGCGGGACAAGGTTCTGACTGAAGTGGCAGAGAAGCGGCTGCAATCTATTAAGGAATTTACGGAACTGGGTTCTGGTTTCAAAATAGCGATGCGGGATTTATCTATTCGTGGTGCCGGTAACTTACTTGGTGCAGAACAGCATGGCTTTATTGCATCCGTGGGATTTGATCTATACTCACAAATGCTGGCGGAGGAGATCCGCAAGCGTAAGGTTACTGTGCTTGGAGAGGAAGACACCTCGCTCAAAGAGGGCAATACCGTCATTGATTTGTCGATTGACGCATATCTGCCGTCCGAGTATATTTACGACAGTATCCAGAAAATTGAAATCTACAAAAAAGTTGCGGCAGTAACATCCTTCGATGATGCTTCTGAGCTTGAGGATGAGCTCTTGGATCGGTTCGGAGAACTGCCTGAAGCAGTTGTTAATCTATTAACTGTGGCTCGTCTAAAAGTGTATGGAAAAATGTATGGTATTGACTCCATGATCAGACGTGGTGATGATGTTACCCTGAATTTCTATGAGGGAAGTCTTGGCGCTCTGGATACGGCCAAACTCGCCAAAGTTGGAAATAGCTTCGAAAGACGTGTACAATTCGATAGAGATGCTAAAGCCAGTATCCGAGTAAAGTCGAAAGACTTAAGTGATAAACAGCTGCTTGACTTGCTTGAACAGTTTCTTAAGGAAGCTAAACAGTCTTTTAAATCGAAGGGAGAACTACACAATGTCGTTAAATAAAAAAAAATCATGGAAAGTACTGCTCGTTTCATTGGTAGCAGCGGTTTCCTTTTCTATGCTAGCAGCATGCGGTAGTAGTGCTGATGATAGCAAGGCAGTTGCGACTTATAAAGGTGGAACAATCACAGAGAAGGAATTTGCTATGGATCAAAAAATCATGAAATTCCTCTCCCCACAGCAAGCGCAATATTTAGAGATTGAGGCGTTTAAGGAATCTATTTTGAAGCAGGAAGTGGGCTTTGAATATTTGGCTTCCAAAGCAACGGATGAAGCGAAGAAGCAGGCGAAGAAAGAGGCTGATAGCCAAATCGCTGACTTGAAGAAAGCTCTGGGCGACACTTATAAGAAAACACTTAAAGACGCAGACGTTACAGAGGGCGATATCCATAGTTATATGGAGCGTGTGCTGACGGTTTATCAGGATATGCTGCTTAAAGTGACAGATGATCAGGTTGTCAAAGAATTTGAAGCTACAAAAGGTGACTTTACGGTAGCGACTTTGCGCCATGTGCTAATCGGTCTGACAGATGCTAACAACAAAGAGCGCACTAGCGAAGAAGCACTGAAAATCGCGAAGGAAGTTAAGGCAAAGCTGGACGGCGGAGCTGATTTTGCAGCAATCGCTAAGGAATACACTGACGATACAAGCTCTAAGGAAACAGGCGGAGAATATAAAGATAAAGCTGTAGGAACGTATGTAGACGAGTTTAAGAAGGCTGCTCAAACCTTGCCTTTGAATACCATTAGTGATCCTGTAGAGACTTCTTATGGTTACCACATTATCAAAGTGGAGTCCCGTACCGACAAAACCTTTGATCAGTTAACGGATGAACAAAAAGAAGGCATTAAGAGCTCCATTGTGTCCAAGAACCTAGAAGCGTTCATGGAGAAAGATCTGGAAGGCATTATTGAGAGCATCAATCTGCCGAAGAGCTCTGCTGCCGCAGATGAATCCGGAACAAAAAATAGCGGAACAGAAGCCACTACAGCGCCAAGCGCATCCCCAAGTGCTACAAAAGCTGCTGAATAAACATCGGTAAAAATGGACAAGCTTACCTTAGAAAAGCCATCCTCACTTAATGTGAAGATGGCTTTTTATTTCGAAGAAACATCTTCAGAACGGCCTTTATCTTGATGCAGATATTAATACATGTCAGCTTATGTATAAGGATCTGGGAAGAGATGAATACTATGGTCAGATATTACGATAAATCACTGGGATTATCCTTTCCCATAATGGACAGTAGTAAGACCATACTTCTTAAGAAAGCGGGGCACATGTGAAATGAAAGCTACTGGAATTGTTCGGCGTATTGATGATCTCGGACGAGTGGTTATTCCCAAAGAAATTAGACGTACTCTACGGATTAGAGAAGGCGACCCACTGGAAATTTTCGTCGATCGGGACGGTGAAGTCATACTCAAGAAATATTCCCCGATTGGCGAGCTTGGTGACTTTGCAAAAGAGTACGCGGAGTCCTTGTTCGAAGGTACTGGGCATATTACGATGATTGCTGATCGTGATACCTTTATTGCACTGGCTGGTGGCTCCAAGAAAGACTATTTGGAAAAACAAGTAGGAATTCTTTTGGAGAAGGTCATGGATAGTCGTAAGACTGTACTGGAAACCAACGAAGGCAGTTATGAAATCGCTAAAGATCATCCGGATTTGGTGTCCTCATATGTAGCCTCACCGATCATTTCCGGTGGAGATCCTATTGGTTGTGTAGTGATGGTAAGTAAGGATGATTCAGCGAAAATGTCGTCAATGGAAGTGAAAATGGCCGAAACCGCCGCCGCATTCCTTGGCAAGCAAATGGAGCAATAGCCGTAATGTAGACCCCGCTTTCCTTTTGGTAAGATATACAAAGGGCAAACGGGGTTTTGTCGTTCTTACAAAACCGTTTCTACTTGTGGGTATACATACGTTATAATATAGAAATTCATCCCATTAAAGTTGTAGAAGCAGGTACTTTATGAAATCGAACTCACAAACATCACGATTGCTGCAAGGGGCATTTATTCTAAGTGCAGCAGCGATTATTTCAAAGCTTATAGGTACACTCCAAAAAATCCCGCTGCAAAATCTAGGCGGAGATGCGGTATTTGGTATATACAACACGGTTTATCCTTTGTACACGATGTTGTTGACGGTAGCGATGCTGGGTCTGCCAGCGGCCATATCCAAATTTGTCGCTGAAGCCTCTGCAGGAAGGCGGGATGACGAGGGTCGGCGGATTCTGCGGTTATCTGCGGTTATAACAGCCATAAGCGGTTTGGTTATCGGAGCAATCACCTATGCAGGTGCGCCGATTATAGCTGGGTGGGTCGGCAACTCGCATGTGATGCCCGCTTTGCGGGCAAGTGCGTGGGGACTTGCGGTTGTTCCAATCATGTCAGCTCTTCGGGGTTACTTTCAGGGTCTTCATAATATGGTTCCGACGGCTGTGTCACAAATTGTAGAGCAGTCTGTACGTGTTACAGTAATGATTGTACTGCTCTTATATCTGACCTCACTGGGTGCAGGAGCTGAGAGCATTGCTGCTGGCGCATTGCTTGGTTCAGCCGGGGGAGGGGCAGCAGGGCTTGTGATTATGCTGCTATTTTTGCGACGTCATCGGCGGGTGTTAAGACAAGGGTCCCCTTTAGATGCTGCCGCTTCTGTCGAAAGTCAGGGTTTAAAGCTGCCCAATGCAGATAATGAGGGGCGTTCGAATCAACGGATTATGGGCGTTAAAGCAGGGGCCTTGCTGGCTTATGGAATTCCCGTGATGCTTGGTGCGCTGGCAATGCCTCTTATCGGTCTTGTAGATGTATTCACTGTACCTCGCTTGCTATCCTCTGTAGGAAGCGAAGTGGAGGCAATGACACAGTTTGGTGTATACAATCGTGGTTTGCCACTAGTGCAGATTGTAACGATGATTGCCACTTCTTTGTCTGTTGTGTTCATACCAGCCTTAGCAGAGGCGAAGTATAAGGGAGATATGAAGCTGATCGAGAACCGTTGCAGCTTGTCGCTGCGTTGGTTCTGGCTGCTAGGGCTGGCAGCGTCAGCGGGCCTTGCAGTGCTTGCTGAGCCGATTAATATGGCTCTTTATGGCGACACCGCCGGCAGCAGCACTATGACTTGGCTGGCCTTAACCGCTGTTGGCGGTACGGTCAGCATCATCTCGGCTGCACTCCTGCAGGGCCTCGGCTACGTGCGCGCCCCGGCCCTGCACCTTTTGGCCGCCGCGCTGCTCAAGGCGGCCCTGAACCTGCTGCTGGTTCCGCAGCAGGGCATTACCGGCGCAGCCATCGCTGGCGTGGCTGCGCATTCGTTCGCAGCAGCGCTCAACGTGCTGCTGCTGTACCGCCAGGGCCATCTGCGGCTTCGCCTCGCAGATGCCCTGGCACGGCCCGCGCTGCTCACAGCGGGCCTGGCTCTTGCCGCCGCAGCCACCAGCTGGGGCGTGGACGCTGCGGCTACGGCCGCTGGCATCGGCGGCGGGCGCACTGCCAGCTTGGCGCAGAGCCTGCTCGGGGTGCTCGCAGGCTGTGCTGTCTTTGCCGTAGGGGCTATAGTCCTTCGGCTCCTTAGCGAGAGCGAGCTTCGCCAGCTTCCAGGCTTCGGCCCGTCTCTGGCGGACAAGCTGAAGAAGCTGCGCTTATTCCCTTAATCAACGTTTACATCACAATATAAAAATGCGGTCTGCTGAGACAGCCGCTTAAGAGGAGGAACAGACATGAGTGCAACATTAACGGTCGTCGGTCTGGGTTCAGGCAACCCTGATCGATTGACGCTAGGAATTATAAAGAAGCTGAAGGCAGCATCCGTTGTCTATGTCCGCACAAAAGAGCATCCAGTCATGGCTGCCCTCTCCGAGCTTGAAATAACTTCACAGTCCTTTGATGGATTGTATGAATCTTTATCCTCGTTTCCAGAGGTGTATGCAGCGATTACTTCAAAACTGATTGAAGAGGCACAAGCAGCAGCAGACGGTACAGATATTGTTTACGCGGTTCCGGGTCATCCTATGGTTGCGGAATCAGCGGTTTCGCAGCTGCGCGAGCGGTGTCCTGAGGAAGGCATTGAACTGCAAATATTGGGTGGGGAGAGCTTTCTCGACGAGGCGTTTGTTCGACTGGGGTTTGACCCCATTGAAGGGTTTCAGTTACTAGATGCTTCAGGCATTCGCAGTGCTCAGCTTCAGCCTGAACTACATACTCTGATTGGTCAGGTGTACGATAGCTTTACAGCCTCGGAGACAAAATTATGTTTGATGGAGCTGTACCCGCCTGAATATGAAGTTGTTGTGGGGCATGCACTCGGTGTCGAGAACGAAGAAAGTATTGTAAGAGTCCCACTGTACGAACTGGATCGACTCGACGGTTATGGCAACCTGTCGTTAGTTTATGTACCTGCCAATCGTGACGAGAATCTAAGAAATCGTACCTTTGCCCGTCTGCATGAGATTGTCGATATTCTTCGAAGCCCGGAAGGTTGTCCATGGGATCGGGAGCAGACACATGAATCCCTGCGCAAAAATTTAATCGAAGAAACCTATGAAGTCCTTGAAACGATTGATGAGGATGACCCCGATCATATGAAAGAGGAGCTGGGCGACCTTTTGCTGCAAATTATGCTTCACTCTCAAATGGAGGAGGAGCTTGGCACGTTTAACGTGTATGACGTCATTGAAGGGCTGAATGATAAGCTTATCTTCCGTCACCCTCACGTATTTGGGGATACCAATGCGAATGATGCCGAAGAAGCGCTGAAGAACTGGGAGGGCATGAAGGCAGAAGAGAAGCGGCGTAAAGGTGTGAAGCCAGAGGAATTATCCGTTCTTAGTGGTGTTCCGCGTGACCTACCTGCTCTTATGAAGGCATACAAGCTTCAGAAAAAAGCATCCAAGGTGGGGTTTGACTGGGACAACGCTACGGATTGCATAGCCAAGATTCGTGAGGAGATTGATGAGCTGCAGGAGGCGATTGACACAGATGCGGCGACAGATGATCAAATTCTGGAACTTGGGGATTTGTTGTTTGCAGTTACGAATGTCGCTCGTTTTATCGGTGCAGATCCGGAAGAGGCATTAACCCGGACTAACCGTAAATTTGTGCGCCGGTTTCAATATATTGAGCAAAGCTTGCAGCGCAAGGGAACGAGCGTAAAGGATAGTAGTTTGGAAGAGATGGAAGAACTATGGCAAGAGGCTAAGGCTGAGGAGCGAAAAGTCTAGTAATTCACAGCCCCTTTACGGTATATGGACTCCAAAATGGGGCAATGCTGTGGATGTAGCTTTTATTTTCTGATTTAGAATGTGGCCAGTAGTTTAATAGTGCTATAGAATAGATTCTGCGACGATTTCTGAGAAATAACTGCTTCTTTTTTAAAAAAACGACGAATCGTGGCAGGATTTTAAGGTGACATCAAGAATAACATAAAGACGAAATGCGATTCGCCCCATATTATGGTGGTGATTCTCGTTTCATTTATTTTTTCGTATCCTAGGAGGAACTTTAAATTATGAACAAGACAGATTTGGTAAACAACATTTCCGAGAAAAACGGATTGGCAAAAAAAGATGTAGAAGCAGTATTGAACGGATTCTTGGGTGAGATTACAGAAGCTTTGGCAAAAGGTGATAAAGTCCAACTGATCGGTTTCGGAACTTTTGAAACTCGCAAACGTGCAGGACGCACTGGTCGCAACCCGCAAACGGGCACTACGATTGAAATTCCAGAATCGACTGTACCGGCTTTCAAAGCTGGTAACAAGCTTAAAGAAGCCGTTAACTAATGCGTCTTGACAAATTCCTGAAAGTGTCCCGTTTAATTAAGCGCCGAACAGTGGCCAAGGATGTGTCCGAACAAGGCCGGGTACTGATTAACGGGCGGGAATCTAAACCTAGTAGTGCAGTTAAGATCGGTGACGAGATTACTGTACAATTTGGACAAAAGCTTGTAACGGTCAAAGTAGAAAAGCTGGTCGAAACGACTCGCAAGGACGAGGCCGCTGGTATGTATACTCTAGTTCGGGAAGAGCCTGTTGCCAAAAGCAGCGGACTGGACTGGTAAGAGTAATAGAAGAAGGCATAACTTTACATTTTGTAGAGTTGTGCCTTCTTTTTGTTTCTATTATTTTTAGTGGGACGGGATGTTCTATAACTTCTGCCTCTGCCATAGATTAGAGGTAAGAAGGAGGGGTACATGCTATGATCGAGCCAGGAAAGGTAAACAAACAGCATGATCTGCACATGCGCAGTCGGAAGCAGCTGGAGTTGACGGGCGTGCAAAATGTGGAGAGCTTCGACAGCGAGGAATTTTTGCTTCGTACAGAACTCGGCCATCTCACCATTCGCGGGAATCATTTACATATCAAAAATTTAAGTCTGGAGAACGGAATGTTGTCCCTAGAGGGCAATGTACATTCCCTGATTTATCTCGATCCCGGATCGCAGGGCAAAAATAAAGGTCTGCTCGGTAAGCTATTTAAATGAATCCTGCAGTCCAGTGGGTGACGCTGTTCTACATGATCATGGCCGGGCTGGCAATGGGACTGGCCTATGACAGCTACCGGGTGCTGTCGCTGAAGTTCAATTTTCCCAAATGGCTGAATGCCATGCTAGATCTACTGTATTGGCTTTGGGCCGCCTTGCTCGTTTTTCGTATGCTGTATGCCGGAAATCAAGGACAATTGCGGTTTTATGTCTTTCTAGGTTTGTTTCTAGGAGTATGGATCTATTTTTTAATCTTCAGTGTTACGGTGCGGCGTTTTGTGTTAAGGTTAATTCAATCGGTTCAGTATATGTGCAGGTTGCTGTGGAGACTTGTGGAGATCCTGATAGGTACACCTCTTCTCTGGCTTTGGCGATTTATTTTAGGGCTGCTAAAGCTACTAGGTCGTATTCTGCGGTTCATCTTTAAGCTTCTGCTGCGTCTGACCAAACCAATTTGGGTATTACCTGTTAGGTGGATCTCTCCACAGTTATCGCGGCTGACACATAGCGCCTGGATTGTGAGGATCACTGAATGGATTACCAAATGGCGGAAACGCTGACCTTGAATTAGGGGGTACGTTGCATGAACAGATTTACTGCGGAAGAGAAAAGTAATCATAGCAAAAATTCGGCCGCAGGCGCGAAGAGAAGAAGATTTATGTGGATTGTCTTTGTGGCAGTATTTTTTGGTTGGGCGGGTTATACTTACTTCGCTCAAAGTGCGGTCATTGCGGACAAGGGTGAGGAACTTGCAAAGAAACAGGAGACTAGTGAGGATGTCATGGCATCTTTAACTCAATTAAAATATGAATTATCCAGACTTAATGATGACGAGTATATTGGCCAATTAGCACGTAAATGGTACAATATCTATCCTCAAGGGGAAACTCCTATTCGAACAGAGCAATCAGAGCAATAATAGCGGCGAAAAGAGGCTTTTACTCTGTTGCCTTGCTTTGCTCTTTACTGTATAATCAAATCACCGCAGACAGGATGACCTTAATATTCGTCTGTATATTTTTAAGGGAGGATCATTTTATTCTATGGCAATTGAAGTGGGCACCAAGTTAGAAGGCAAAGTGACAGGCATCACGCATTTCGGAGCATTTGTGGATCTGTCAGGAGGTGTCACAGGTCTCGTTCACATCTCGGAAATCGCCGATAATTATGTCAAGGATGTTAACGATCATCTGAAGATTAGTGATGTAGTAACAGTCAAGGTGATCAACGTCGATAAGGACGGCAAGATCGGACTTTCCATTAAGCAGGCTGTTGACAAGCCAGCATCGGAAGTACGTCCGCCTAGAGCTCCAAGACCAGAACGTCCTAGCGGCGGAGACCGTTTCGGCGGTGGAGGCGGCAGTGGTGGAGGCGGCGGTGGATTCAATCGTGAACGGGGTGGGCGTCCATTTAAGCCTGCAGCCGGTAAACCTTCATTCGAGGATAAAATGTCGCGATTCCTGAAAGACAGCGAAGAACGGATATCTTCGATTAAGAAGAACACAGAAGGAAAGCGCGGAGGCCGTGGAGCTAAACGCGTATAATCCAATACCTGTACATCATAAATAACCGCAGGGGCATTTCGCCCTTGCGGTTTTTTTGTCATGTCATATAAAATTGCCGACAGCATCCATGTCATTCTCACATAACTCTAGGGCAATCGCTGACGAATAACCGCCGCGTCAGCGCGTGAAATTACGTTGTAAACAATCTTGAAACCAATCAACCTACCGTCCCGCAAGGGATAGAACCGCTTTTTTACAGATCATGAATGAAGGCTTTTTTGTCGGAAATTTCTTGTGTGTGTCCCTCCATTTCTGACAAACTTTCTCAATTCCCCGGTTATATAATGAGTACCATAAATTCTTAAACGGGTGGTGTAGGGGAATGAGTAAAAGCAACGTGGTAAATTTGCCAGAGTGGACAAGAGTAGGAAGTGAAGATAAGAAGCAGAGACAAGCATTGCGCACGCGTATTACAGCTTGGGGTCAGAAGCAGCGGTATATTCAGCTAATAGCAGCGAAGAAATGGATGCTATTGCTTAGTTTCATGGGGTTTCTGCTGGGTAGAGCCATGATTCTGGACGAACTATCCCCTTTTGCTGTCGCATACTTTGCCGTCATTGTGTTTATGCGTCGCGACTCTATTCTACCTGTAGCTGCAGCCATTATAGCTGGAAGTCTCTTTACTCCATTCCCTGGAGCTTTGGTTACTACTGCTGAGCTGATTATTTTCTTTTTAGTTTATAAAGGCTTGGAAAGTTATGAACGAATAGATTTATCTTATGCACCACTAATGGTGTTCGTGTCTTCGTTTATGGTTGGCTTGTTCCAGATTGTTATTGGACCTTCTCTTTCTTGGTATCCGCTTATGATGACAACACTAGATGCTTTACTAGGTTTTGTGCTTACACTTGTGTTCATTCAAGCGCTGCCTTTACTAACCTATAAGCAAAAGAGTAGAGCGCTCAGGAACGAGGAGATTCTGTGCCTTATTATCTTACTTGCCTCAGTAATGACGGGCCTTGTGGGCTGGACCCTTAATGGTTTGTCTTTGGAGCATATATTGTCACGATATTTGATTCTACTCTTCGCCATGGCAGGGGGGGCTCCTCTTGGGGCTGCTGTTGGAGTGGTGACCGGATTGATTCTCAGTTTGGCGGATATTAGTGCTATCTATCAGATGAGCCTGCTTGCTTTTTCTGGAATGCTAGCGGGAATGATGCAGGGTGGTCGAAAAGGTGCAGTATCTATCGGGATGTTGCTAGGATCCACGATCCTTTCCGTCTATTTTACGGGTCCGGGTGATATGATGGCCTCAACATGGGAAACCTGCGTAGCGGTAGTGCTATTTCTTATAACGCCTAAGGCGATGATATCTGCCATTGCTAAATATGTTCCTGGCACGTCAGATCATAGCCGATCTCAACACGAATATGCGCGAAGGGTCAGGGATTTAACGGCAGAACGGGTGACGCAATTCTCACAGGTATTCCAGCAGCTGTCGAGCAGCTTTGGGCAGATTCCACGTGCCGGAGAAGTAGGGAAGTCAGACCGTGAGATGGAGGATTTCATGAGTACGGTGACAGAGGGGGCCTGTGCAGGATGCATTCGGCGTTCCCACTGCTGGGATGCAAAATTCTATCAGACGTATAGATATATGACAGATATGATGACTACTGTTGAGGAATGCCCTGATATTACGGCAGCTCAGCTGCCTCCGGAATGGAGCCGGATTTGCGGTAAAACTGGTGAAGTGCTTGAAGTCATGAAAGGACAATATGATCTTTACCAACATGATATGCGATGGAAAAGACAAATATACGATAGTCGCCAATTTGTTGCCGAGCAGTTATCGGGCGTGTCACAGGTTATGGAGGACCTAGCGCGTGAAATAAAACGTGAGGGACAGGCTATGTATCGTCAGGAAGCTCAAATCCGTGAGACATTGGAGAAATTAGGGCTGTCTATTCATAGTATCGAAATCCTAAGTTTAGATCCTGGGCGTGTAGAAATAGAGGTGGTGCATGCCTATACTCGTGGTTTTGATGAATGCCGTAAAATGATCGCTCCGCTCCTTTCCGACATACTAGATGAGAATATTGCTGTCATGAGCGAGACAGCAGTCCATCCTCGGGAAGGATTGTCGATGGTTACCTTCGGTTCAGCCAAAGCCTTTGAGATAAACACAGGAGTGGCCGTTGTTTCTAAAGGAGGAGATATGTTATCTGGCGATAGCTTCAGTACCGTAGAGCTTGGA
This genomic stretch from Paenibacillus sp. FSL H7-0737 harbors:
- the mfd gene encoding transcription-repair coupling factor, with protein sequence MLQGIIEAFSKDPDFQSITQGVAAGMKEQLISGLTGSARQIMLAALHEETARPLLVVTHNMFSAQKMADDLQEALSPERVLLYPANELVAAEAAVSSPETLAQRIDVLTKCAQGFRGIVVVPYSGVRRLLPAPEVMAEAQVTVSQDGTLALDEFLMSMIEMGYERVERVENRGELSVRGGIIDFYPMTSPLAYRVELFDDEVDSIRTFDPVDQRSIDKVRSVKITPAKEIIASRFRQESASAEASVMLERQLEKMADRQAKLRLKEEIGRELEMLREGTYFPEIYKYISLLYPERSHLFDYMAQDTILILDEPTRLLETAKQLERDESEWNLHLMQNGKTLPDLDLSVETDVVMYKRPFQSLFMSIFLRQVPHIQPQNILGFISRGMQDFHGQMNVLKSEMERWQKSGVKVMMLASSEERIERVRRVLYDYGIDEPTIVQGNLGSGFELPSIHLAVITEGEMFSQKQRKARKISKGIDNAERIKSYTELKIGDYVVHQNHGIGKYMGIGTLEVSGIHRDYMHILYAGGDKLSVPIEQIDLIQKYVGSEDKEPKVYKLGGNEWTRVTNKVRSSVQDIADDLIKLYAERQSAAGYGFEKDTQEQREFEEMFPYEETRDQLRAIEEIKKDMEQNRPMDRLLCGDVGYGKTEVAIRAAFKSAIEGKQVAVLVPTTILAQQHYETFRERFANYPLNIQVLSRFRSRKEQNETIKGVRAGTVDVVIGTHRLLSQDLVFKDLGLLIVDEEQRFGVTHKEKLKKLKTNVDVLTLTATPIPRTLHMSMLGVRDLSVIETPPENRFPVQTYVVEHSQTLTREAVERELARGGQVYYLYNRVQGIQEMAAQISMLVPEARVGIGHGQMSEAELEKTILDFLDGEYDVLVSTSIIETGVDIPNVNTLIVHDADKMGLSQLYQLRGRVGRSNRIAYAYFTYQRDKVLTEVAEKRLQSIKEFTELGSGFKIAMRDLSIRGAGNLLGAEQHGFIASVGFDLYSQMLAEEIRKRKVTVLGEEDTSLKEGNTVIDLSIDAYLPSEYIYDSIQKIEIYKKVAAVTSFDDASELEDELLDRFGELPEAVVNLLTVARLKVYGKMYGIDSMIRRGDDVTLNFYEGSLGALDTAKLAKVGNSFERRVQFDRDAKASIRVKSKDLSDKQLLDLLEQFLKEAKQSFKSKGELHNVVK
- a CDS encoding peptidylprolyl isomerase, giving the protein MSLNKKKSWKVLLVSLVAAVSFSMLAACGSSADDSKAVATYKGGTITEKEFAMDQKIMKFLSPQQAQYLEIEAFKESILKQEVGFEYLASKATDEAKKQAKKEADSQIADLKKALGDTYKKTLKDADVTEGDIHSYMERVLTVYQDMLLKVTDDQVVKEFEATKGDFTVATLRHVLIGLTDANNKERTSEEALKIAKEVKAKLDGGADFAAIAKEYTDDTSSKETGGEYKDKAVGTYVDEFKKAAQTLPLNTISDPVETSYGYHIIKVESRTDKTFDQLTDEQKEGIKSSIVSKNLEAFMEKDLEGIIESINLPKSSAAADESGTKNSGTEATTAPSASPSATKAAE
- the spoVT gene encoding stage V sporulation protein T; this translates as MKATGIVRRIDDLGRVVIPKEIRRTLRIREGDPLEIFVDRDGEVILKKYSPIGELGDFAKEYAESLFEGTGHITMIADRDTFIALAGGSKKDYLEKQVGILLEKVMDSRKTVLETNEGSYEIAKDHPDLVSSYVASPIISGGDPIGCVVMVSKDDSAKMSSMEVKMAETAAAFLGKQMEQ
- a CDS encoding putative polysaccharide biosynthesis protein; the encoded protein is MKSNSQTSRLLQGAFILSAAAIISKLIGTLQKIPLQNLGGDAVFGIYNTVYPLYTMLLTVAMLGLPAAISKFVAEASAGRRDDEGRRILRLSAVITAISGLVIGAITYAGAPIIAGWVGNSHVMPALRASAWGLAVVPIMSALRGYFQGLHNMVPTAVSQIVEQSVRVTVMIVLLLYLTSLGAGAESIAAGALLGSAGGGAAGLVIMLLFLRRHRRVLRQGSPLDAAASVESQGLKLPNADNEGRSNQRIMGVKAGALLAYGIPVMLGALAMPLIGLVDVFTVPRLLSSVGSEVEAMTQFGVYNRGLPLVQIVTMIATSLSVVFIPALAEAKYKGDMKLIENRCSLSLRWFWLLGLAASAGLAVLAEPINMALYGDTAGSSTMTWLALTAVGGTVSIISAALLQGLGYVRAPALHLLAAALLKAALNLLLVPQQGITGAAIAGVAAHSFAAALNVLLLYRQGHLRLRLADALARPALLTAGLALAAAATSWGVDAAATAAGIGGGRTASLAQSLLGVLAGCAVFAVGAIVLRLLSESELRQLPGFGPSLADKLKKLRLFP